From Aquabacter sp. L1I39, the proteins below share one genomic window:
- a CDS encoding AbrB family transcriptional regulator, producing MRFVLPANALHRLRRDARAAALPATLTLAAGTAGGFACLALGVPAPWISGALIAVTVLALCGAPTRVPDPIRFCAFLVLGCSMGTAISPDMLARAATWPVSMALLALSVVAVVLGVTAFLCWVARWSFETAFYASIPGALSAVMAMAATSGADMRKVALGQSLRLFVLVAALPHLIGASGVGHGTIAVPAHETDWPQVALMLAVSLATGMAAARARVPGGLLVGALAGSAVLHGTGLVDAQLPDALLVPSFIILGAGVGMRFEGTRLADLRASALAALAAVFVALSISVAFALLAAWLTGDEIGKLVMAFAPGALETMSVLGFALGFDPAFMSAHHIFRFASLSIAMPLAAHLLFSAGRGRKGGR from the coding sequence ATGCGGTTCGTCCTCCCGGCCAACGCCCTGCACCGCCTGCGCCGTGACGCGCGGGCCGCCGCCCTTCCGGCCACCCTCACCCTCGCCGCAGGCACGGCAGGGGGCTTTGCCTGCCTGGCGCTGGGGGTTCCTGCGCCCTGGATTTCCGGCGCGCTCATTGCCGTCACCGTGCTGGCGCTCTGCGGGGCGCCGACGCGGGTGCCGGACCCCATCCGCTTCTGCGCCTTCCTGGTGCTCGGCTGCTCCATGGGCACCGCCATCTCCCCGGACATGCTGGCGCGCGCCGCCACCTGGCCCGTTTCCATGGCGCTGCTGGCGCTGAGCGTGGTGGCGGTGGTGCTGGGCGTGACGGCCTTTCTGTGCTGGGTCGCCCGCTGGTCGTTCGAGACCGCCTTCTATGCCTCCATTCCCGGCGCGCTCTCGGCGGTGATGGCCATGGCGGCCACCTCCGGCGCGGACATGCGCAAGGTGGCGCTCGGCCAGTCGCTGCGCCTGTTCGTACTGGTGGCCGCCCTGCCCCATCTCATCGGGGCATCCGGGGTGGGGCATGGCACCATCGCGGTCCCCGCCCATGAGACAGACTGGCCGCAGGTGGCGCTGATGCTCGCGGTCAGCCTTGCCACCGGCATGGCGGCGGCGCGGGCGCGGGTTCCCGGCGGCCTGCTGGTGGGCGCGCTGGCGGGAAGCGCCGTGCTGCACGGCACCGGGCTTGTGGATGCGCAACTGCCCGACGCCTTGCTGGTGCCCAGCTTCATCATCCTGGGGGCTGGCGTCGGCATGCGCTTCGAGGGCACGCGGCTTGCCGACCTTCGGGCAAGTGCCCTGGCGGCGCTCGCGGCGGTGTTCGTGGCGCTCTCCATTTCCGTCGCGTTCGCGCTGCTGGCCGCCTGGCTGACGGGAGATGAGATCGGAAAACTGGTCATGGCGTTTGCGCCGGGGGCGCTGGAGACCATGAGCGTCCTGGGCTTTGCCCTGGGCTTCGATCCCGCCTTCATGAGCGCCCACCACATTTTCCGCTTCGCGAGCCTGTCCATCGCCATGCCCCTGGCGGCGCATCTCCTGTTCAGCGCGGGGCGCGGGCGCAAGGGCGGGCGCTAG
- a CDS encoding pyridoxal phosphate-dependent aminotransferase translates to MTASPSASLSFDAPSDAFLDRVRDHVRALPESGIVEVMNYGRNRPGMIPLWAGEGDVPTPAFICEAAAKALHGGETFYTWQRGIPELRDALARYHAELYGVPVDPSRYFVTGSGMQAIHIAVAMALGAGDEMILPTPAWPNAAAAAQKAGAVPVEVPLAYGPDGFTLDIDRIAAAVTPRTRALFINTPANPTGFVATHDDLKALLALARAKGLWIIADEIYGRFYYDDAERAPSFHDVMAPDDHVLFVQTFSKNWAMTGWRIGWIEAPPALGQVIENLVQYSTSGVAAFMQRGAIAALEEGEPFVKEQIARARLGRDLVADTLLATGKVDLVKPKGAFYLFFGIAGESDVRKLGLKLVDEANVGLAPGTAFGAGGEGFLRLCFARGAHQLDEAAQRLARWIAGRA, encoded by the coding sequence ATGACCGCCTCCCCGTCCGCTTCCCTGTCCTTTGACGCCCCGTCCGATGCCTTCCTCGACCGCGTGCGCGACCATGTGCGCGCCTTGCCGGAAAGCGGCATCGTCGAGGTGATGAATTATGGCCGCAACCGCCCCGGCATGATCCCGCTCTGGGCGGGCGAGGGCGACGTGCCCACCCCCGCTTTCATCTGCGAGGCCGCCGCGAAGGCGCTGCACGGGGGCGAGACCTTCTATACCTGGCAGCGGGGCATTCCCGAGCTGCGCGACGCGCTGGCCCGCTACCATGCGGAGCTCTATGGCGTGCCGGTGGATCCGAGCCGCTATTTCGTCACCGGCTCGGGCATGCAGGCGATCCATATTGCGGTCGCCATGGCCCTTGGGGCGGGCGACGAGATGATCCTGCCCACCCCCGCCTGGCCCAATGCCGCCGCCGCCGCCCAGAAGGCGGGCGCCGTGCCGGTGGAGGTTCCGCTGGCCTATGGGCCCGACGGCTTCACCCTGGACATCGACCGCATCGCCGCCGCGGTGACGCCGCGCACCCGCGCCCTCTTCATCAACACGCCGGCCAATCCCACCGGATTCGTCGCCACCCATGACGACCTCAAGGCCTTGCTGGCGCTCGCCCGCGCCAAGGGCCTGTGGATCATCGCCGACGAGATCTATGGCCGCTTCTATTATGACGATGCGGAACGTGCACCTTCGTTCCATGACGTGATGGCGCCGGACGACCACGTCCTCTTTGTGCAGACCTTCTCCAAGAACTGGGCCATGACCGGCTGGCGCATCGGCTGGATCGAGGCGCCGCCCGCGCTCGGGCAGGTGATCGAGAACCTCGTGCAATACTCCACCTCAGGGGTGGCCGCCTTCATGCAGCGGGGCGCCATCGCGGCGCTGGAGGAGGGCGAACCCTTCGTGAAGGAGCAGATCGCCCGGGCGCGGCTCGGCCGGGACCTGGTGGCCGACACGCTGCTGGCCACCGGCAAGGTGGACCTGGTGAAGCCCAAGGGCGCCTTCTACCTCTTCTTCGGCATCGCCGGCGAAAGCGACGTGCGCAAGCTCGGCCTGAAGCTGGTGGACGAGGCCAATGTGGGGCTGGCGCCCGGCACCGCCTTCGGCGCCGGCGGCGAGGGCTTCCTGCGCCTGTGCTTCGCACGCGGCGCCCATCAGCTGGACGAGGCCGCCCAGCGCCTCGCCCGCTGGATCGCGGGGCGCGCCTGA
- a CDS encoding malonic semialdehyde reductase: protein MPYTIDQAALDTLFLKARSQNGWTDTPVSEEELRELYHLLVHAPTSANTQPARFVFLRSEEAKQRLAPALSPGNVKALAAPVIVLIGYDLEFYEKIPQVFPHNPGFKDLFLNNPGMVEPHAFRNSSLQGAYLILAARAVGLDVGPMSGFDAAKVDAEFFPGGKVKTNFIAALGHGDPAKVMDRLPRLAFDEVAQVL, encoded by the coding sequence ATGCCCTACACGATCGACCAGGCGGCCCTCGACACCCTCTTTCTCAAGGCACGGTCCCAGAATGGCTGGACCGACACGCCGGTGAGCGAGGAGGAGCTGCGCGAGCTTTATCACCTCCTGGTCCATGCTCCGACCTCGGCCAACACCCAGCCGGCGCGCTTTGTGTTCCTGCGCTCGGAAGAGGCCAAGCAGCGCCTTGCCCCGGCCCTGTCGCCCGGCAATGTGAAGGCGCTGGCCGCCCCGGTGATCGTGCTGATCGGCTACGACCTGGAATTCTACGAGAAGATCCCGCAAGTGTTCCCCCACAATCCCGGCTTCAAGGACCTGTTCCTGAACAATCCGGGCATGGTGGAGCCCCACGCTTTCCGCAATTCCTCGCTCCAGGGCGCCTATCTCATCCTCGCCGCCCGCGCGGTGGGCTTGGACGTGGGTCCCATGTCCGGCTTCGACGCGGCCAAGGTGGATGCGGAATTTTTCCCCGGCGGCAAGGTGAAGACCAATTTCATCGCGGCGCTCGGCCATGGCGACCCCGCCAAGGTGATGGACCGCCTGCCGCGCCTTGCCTTCGACGAGGTGGCGCAGGTGCTCTGA
- a CDS encoding universal stress protein yields the protein MNPKRQIHEAGHKRKFLVVIDETPECDRALYYASRRAARTGSGVVMLGILELEGVAQQWFGVGDLMRAEATEAMQERLDHFAARAKRVSGLEAEPVIREGSRAEAILSLIAEDRDIAVLVLASGTGSEGPGPLVTLLAGPASARFPVPVTIVPGALSDEELDALA from the coding sequence GTGAATCCCAAGCGCCAGATCCATGAGGCCGGCCACAAGCGCAAATTCCTCGTCGTCATCGACGAGACGCCGGAATGCGATCGCGCGCTCTATTATGCCAGCCGCCGTGCCGCCCGCACCGGCTCGGGCGTGGTGATGCTCGGCATCCTGGAGTTGGAGGGCGTGGCGCAGCAATGGTTCGGGGTGGGCGACCTCATGCGCGCGGAGGCCACCGAAGCCATGCAGGAGCGGCTCGACCATTTCGCCGCCCGCGCCAAGCGCGTCTCCGGCCTGGAAGCCGAGCCGGTGATCCGGGAAGGCAGCCGCGCGGAGGCCATTCTCTCCTTGATCGCGGAGGACCGCGATATCGCCGTTCTCGTGCTCGCCTCCGGCACCGGCAGCGAGGGACCTGGCCCCCTGGTGACGCTGCTCGCCGGCCCCGCATCCGCCCGCTTCCCCGTTCCCGTGACCATCGTGCCCGGCGCCCTTTCCGACGAGGAACTCGACGCCCTGGCTTGA
- a CDS encoding SpoIIE family protein phosphatase, with amino-acid sequence MKLFEARRPATLEEVSWLRKALRRQLLQLRVGADITDEVVLAVAELAANAVRHAWPRPTEIALTAELDGIVLTLTLEEDGGPFEAFPKRWAGATLGGTGADGTSGRGLALARSALDRADYVPGTPNRLVARRQLARRRPLVLVVEDEDILLDTYLNLLEPHYRVLGAATLKEALALARETRVDLIVTDFHLAGEPGTALVEALEDDTARPPIPIVMITGDPSVRVRALELGVDTFLTKPVRPEALLETVKLALVRAMRQRARLFRYFGSALEDLVRPTLPERIGPFCATLRTDTADIGGGDLVVHLPLEGRERVVLVDVMGHGINAKAGAVAQAAMLRGLNAAALLPPADLLARWSGVIFSEPAFDAALATALVVDLYPDGSIEIASAGHPHPMVVGAGGARSLAADGPLLGFTDAATYDAVRLRLAPGERLVLATDGLDPAELASGGPCPDWLIDILKSQAGAPLERAASRAAGRIAARLGPSPEDDWMLILIEAAAPEGAGPDETMEGEEGAETPLHPAPVETVLPGAPEPSSPQSAAAPALEGPTAEVDFSGVAALRRAVGEDNFQRLASRFVDGTGQRFMDWAELVEREDADALVGPAHALAGLLGQFGLNGAAALARSAERDPDAAARLAAARLVVAQAEREVALLKAWLGEPLV; translated from the coding sequence GTGAAGCTGTTCGAGGCGCGGCGTCCGGCGACGCTCGAGGAGGTGTCCTGGCTGCGCAAGGCGCTCCGGCGACAATTACTGCAATTGCGCGTGGGTGCCGACATCACCGACGAGGTGGTGCTCGCCGTGGCGGAACTGGCGGCCAATGCGGTGCGCCACGCCTGGCCCCGCCCGACCGAGATCGCCCTCACCGCAGAGCTGGACGGCATCGTCCTCACCCTGACGCTGGAGGAGGATGGCGGCCCGTTCGAGGCCTTCCCCAAGCGCTGGGCCGGCGCCACGCTGGGAGGTACGGGCGCCGATGGCACGTCCGGCCGGGGCCTCGCGCTCGCCCGCAGCGCACTGGACCGGGCCGACTATGTGCCCGGCACCCCCAATCGGCTGGTGGCCCGCCGCCAGCTCGCCCGCCGCCGGCCCCTGGTGCTGGTGGTGGAGGATGAGGACATCCTCCTCGACACCTATCTCAATCTCCTGGAGCCCCATTACCGCGTGTTGGGCGCGGCGACGCTGAAGGAGGCGCTGGCGCTGGCGCGGGAGACCCGTGTCGACCTCATCGTCACCGACTTCCACCTGGCGGGGGAACCCGGCACCGCCTTGGTGGAGGCGCTGGAGGATGACACCGCCCGCCCGCCGATTCCCATCGTCATGATCACGGGCGATCCCAGCGTGCGGGTGCGCGCCCTGGAACTGGGGGTGGACACCTTCCTCACCAAGCCGGTCCGTCCGGAGGCGCTGCTGGAGACGGTGAAGCTCGCTCTGGTTCGGGCCATGCGCCAGCGAGCGCGGCTGTTCCGCTATTTCGGCTCGGCGCTGGAGGATCTGGTCCGCCCCACTTTGCCGGAGCGGATCGGCCCCTTCTGCGCCACCTTGCGCACCGACACCGCCGACATTGGGGGGGGCGACCTGGTGGTGCATCTGCCGCTGGAGGGGCGCGAGCGGGTGGTGCTGGTGGATGTGATGGGCCATGGCATCAATGCCAAGGCGGGCGCGGTGGCGCAGGCGGCCATGCTGCGCGGCCTCAACGCCGCCGCCCTCCTGCCGCCTGCCGACTTGCTGGCCCGCTGGTCGGGCGTGATCTTTTCCGAACCCGCCTTCGATGCCGCGCTCGCCACCGCCTTGGTGGTAGACCTTTATCCGGACGGCAGCATCGAGATCGCCTCCGCCGGCCACCCCCACCCCATGGTGGTGGGGGCAGGCGGCGCGCGCAGCCTGGCCGCCGACGGACCGCTGCTTGGCTTCACTGATGCAGCGACCTATGACGCCGTGCGGCTGCGGCTCGCGCCGGGCGAGCGTCTGGTGCTGGCGACCGACGGCCTGGACCCGGCGGAATTGGCGAGCGGCGGGCCGTGCCCGGACTGGCTGATCGACATCCTCAAGAGCCAGGCCGGCGCGCCTCTGGAGCGCGCCGCGAGCCGGGCGGCCGGGCGCATCGCGGCCCGGCTCGGGCCGAGCCCGGAGGATGACTGGATGCTCATCCTCATCGAGGCTGCGGCACCCGAGGGTGCCGGGCCGGACGAGACGATGGAAGGGGAGGAAGGGGCGGAAACGCCGCTCCATCCGGCTCCGGTGGAGACGGTTCTGCCCGGCGCGCCTGAACCGTCCAGTCCGCAAAGTGCGGCCGCTCCGGCGCTGGAGGGGCCGACGGCGGAGGTGGACTTTTCCGGCGTGGCGGCGCTGCGCCGGGCGGTGGGGGAAGACAATTTCCAGCGCCTCGCCAGCCGCTTCGTGGATGGCACAGGGCAGCGCTTCATGGACTGGGCGGAACTGGTGGAGCGGGAGGATGCGGATGCGCTGGTCGGCCCCGCCCATGCGCTCGCTGGCCTGCTCGGCCAGTTCGGCCTGAACGGCGCGGCCGCCCTCGCGCGGTCGGCGGAGCGTGATCCCGATGCCGCCGCACGGCTGGCCGCCGCACGCCTCGTGGTGGCACAGGCCGAGCGGGAAGTGGCGTTGCTCAAGGCCTGGCTGGGTGAACCTCTGGTTTAA
- a CDS encoding SDR family oxidoreductase: MTTVLAIGMGYCTRRLAQTGGGGITRIIGTSRTAEGAARLSDLSRPGLMVEGLVFDGTHPSQTFLTAIEAAHVVLLSAPPGEAGDPVLAAALQALEDAPRLKQVIYLTTLGVYGDHKGGWVDERTPPASGVARLKRRLDAEAQWRAFGELKGIPVAVLRLAGIYGPGRNALAQLAAGEARPIHKEGQVFNRIHVDDIVATIRAALERRFDGIVNVTDDLPASPAEPILEAARLLGRPAPRVVPFEEAAATMSPMALSFWASSKRVRNDRLKAELGVRLAFPTFREGLSALHRDGEGGG, from the coding sequence ATGACCACGGTCCTCGCCATCGGAATGGGCTATTGCACCCGCCGCCTCGCGCAGACGGGCGGCGGCGGCATCACGCGCATCATCGGCACCAGCCGCACCGCCGAGGGCGCGGCGCGCCTCTCCGACCTGTCGAGGCCGGGGCTGATGGTGGAGGGGCTGGTCTTTGACGGCACTCACCCGAGCCAGACATTCCTCACCGCCATCGAGGCGGCGCACGTCGTGTTGCTCTCCGCCCCGCCGGGCGAGGCCGGCGACCCGGTGCTCGCCGCGGCGCTGCAGGCGCTGGAGGACGCGCCCCGGCTGAAGCAGGTCATCTATCTCACCACGCTCGGCGTCTATGGCGACCACAAAGGCGGATGGGTGGACGAGCGGACGCCGCCCGCCTCGGGCGTCGCCCGCCTCAAGCGGCGACTGGATGCGGAAGCCCAATGGCGGGCCTTCGGGGAACTGAAGGGCATCCCGGTCGCCGTGCTGCGCCTTGCCGGCATCTACGGCCCCGGCCGCAATGCCCTGGCGCAGCTGGCGGCCGGCGAGGCGCGGCCCATCCACAAGGAGGGGCAGGTGTTCAACCGCATCCATGTGGACGACATCGTGGCCACCATCCGCGCCGCCCTGGAACGGCGCTTCGACGGCATCGTGAACGTTACCGACGACCTGCCCGCCTCACCCGCCGAGCCGATCTTGGAAGCGGCGCGCCTGCTCGGCCGCCCCGCGCCACGGGTGGTGCCGTTCGAGGAAGCCGCTGCCACCATGAGCCCCATGGCGCTGAGCTTCTGGGCCAGCAGCAAACGTGTGCGCAATGACCGGCTCAAGGCGGAGCTGGGCGTACGCCTCGCTTTTCCCACCTTCCGGGAGGGCCTGTCCGCACTCCACCGGGACGGCGAGGGAGGGGGGTAA
- the queG gene encoding tRNA epoxyqueuosine(34) reductase QueG → MNAPAAADAPPSALFTLKDRLRDLAQDEGFDAFGIADPDAIGPAGARLRQWVAEGRQGDMGWMADTLDRRVHARAMWPDVKRVVMLGLNYGPDEDPRAVLAARSRGAISVYARAEDYHDLIKAKLKRLARALLTDAVRQGLNGDVKVFVDTAPLMEKPLAMAAGLGWQGKHTNLVSRERGSWLFLGAIATTLDLPADAPARDHCGACRACLDACPTNAFPAPYQIDARRCVSYLTIEHKGPIPRDLRPLMGNRIYGCDDCLAACPWNKFAQAGREAKLAARDENRAPDLAALAALDEESFRARFARSPIKRTGRTRMLRNILTAIGNSGDPALVASALPHLSHTDPLVRGAAVWALSRLMDASAFAGLAAQYKRSETDEEVRREWQIGKVHGDVLPHGGAPSGKI, encoded by the coding sequence CTGAACGCTCCGGCCGCCGCCGACGCGCCCCCCTCTGCCCTTTTCACCCTCAAGGACCGCCTGCGCGACTTGGCGCAGGACGAGGGATTCGATGCGTTCGGCATTGCCGATCCCGACGCCATCGGCCCCGCCGGCGCGCGCCTGCGCCAATGGGTGGCCGAAGGCCGGCAAGGCGACATGGGCTGGATGGCCGACACTTTGGACCGCCGCGTCCATGCCCGCGCCATGTGGCCGGACGTGAAGCGCGTGGTGATGCTCGGCCTCAATTACGGGCCGGACGAGGACCCCCGGGCGGTGCTTGCCGCCCGCAGCCGGGGCGCCATCTCCGTCTATGCGCGGGCGGAGGATTATCATGATCTCATCAAGGCCAAGCTGAAGCGGCTTGCCCGCGCGTTGCTCACGGACGCCGTGCGACAGGGCCTGAACGGCGACGTGAAGGTGTTCGTGGACACCGCCCCGCTCATGGAAAAGCCCCTCGCCATGGCCGCCGGGCTCGGCTGGCAGGGCAAGCACACCAATCTCGTTTCGCGCGAACGTGGCTCCTGGCTGTTCCTGGGCGCCATCGCCACCACGCTGGACCTGCCCGCCGACGCCCCCGCCCGCGACCATTGCGGCGCCTGCCGGGCCTGCCTCGACGCCTGCCCCACCAACGCCTTCCCCGCGCCCTACCAGATCGATGCCCGGCGCTGCGTTTCCTATCTGACCATCGAGCACAAGGGGCCGATCCCGCGCGACCTGCGCCCCCTCATGGGCAACCGCATCTATGGCTGCGACGATTGCCTGGCCGCCTGCCCCTGGAACAAGTTCGCGCAAGCGGGCCGGGAGGCGAAACTCGCCGCGCGGGACGAGAACCGCGCGCCCGACCTTGCCGCGCTCGCCGCCCTCGACGAAGAGAGCTTCCGCGCCCGTTTCGCCCGCAGCCCCATCAAGCGCACGGGGCGCACGCGCATGCTGCGCAACATCCTCACCGCCATCGGAAATTCCGGCGATCCGGCGCTGGTGGCGAGCGCGCTGCCTCATCTGTCCCATACCGATCCCCTGGTGCGTGGGGCGGCGGTGTGGGCCTTGTCCCGCCTTATGGATGCATCCGCCTTCGCAGGGCTTGCTGCGCAATATAAGCGCAGCGAAACCGACGAAGAGGTGCGCCGGGAATGGCAGATCGGAAAGGTGCATGGTGACGTGCTGCCCCATGGCGGCGCGCCATCCGGGAAAATTTGA
- a CDS encoding glutathione S-transferase family protein produces MELYHHPFCPHSRFVRLVLAEYGIEPVLVEERTWERRADFLVLNPAGETPVLVEQQAPSVPGASIIAEYMDETRGLALADRRLLPEDPLSRVEVRRLVAWFNEKMFLESTEHLVRERIYKRYMKADQGGGPPDATALRAARSNIRYHLKYIGWLARARNWLGGSRLSHADLAAAAHLSVADYLGDVPWEEDEDAKAWYARMKSRPTFRGLLADSMPGMPPSKTYTDLDF; encoded by the coding sequence ATGGAACTTTACCACCACCCCTTCTGCCCCCATTCCCGCTTCGTGCGGCTGGTGCTCGCCGAATACGGCATCGAGCCGGTCCTGGTGGAGGAGCGGACATGGGAGCGGCGCGCGGACTTCCTGGTGCTCAATCCCGCTGGCGAGACCCCGGTGCTGGTGGAGCAGCAGGCCCCTTCCGTGCCCGGGGCGTCCATCATCGCTGAATATATGGACGAGACGCGCGGCCTTGCGCTCGCCGATCGGCGCCTGCTCCCCGAGGACCCGCTCTCGCGCGTCGAGGTGCGGCGGCTGGTGGCTTGGTTCAACGAGAAGATGTTCCTGGAATCCACCGAGCATCTGGTGCGCGAGCGCATCTATAAGCGCTACATGAAGGCCGACCAGGGCGGCGGACCGCCCGATGCCACGGCGTTGCGCGCGGCGCGCTCCAATATCCGCTATCATCTGAAATATATCGGATGGCTGGCGCGGGCGCGGAACTGGCTCGGCGGATCGCGCCTCAGCCATGCCGACCTTGCCGCCGCCGCCCATCTTTCGGTGGCCGACTATCTGGGCGATGTGCCGTGGGAAGAGGACGAGGACGCCAAGGCCTGGTATGCGCGGATGAAGTCGCGGCCGACCTTCCGCGGCCTGCTGGCGGATTCCATGCCGGGCATGCCGCCGTCCAAGACCTATACGGATCTGGACTTCTGA